Proteins encoded by one window of Candidatus Nitrosocosmicus hydrocola:
- a CDS encoding fumarylacetoacetate hydrolase family protein, translating into MKIARVRLKNSMETYGIVSDDGQKIITKEQIQEETGIPIPPRIKEFLFGGWIPEVNEVGKSLKFELPLSEVELLAPLPNPPKIICLAFNYYDHARDAGLTPSEEPVIFLKPRTALNSPRGDVISPSYVKRLDYEAEIAVIIGSRIKKVTEEDSLNAVFGYMIFHDVSARDIQFRDKQFTRGKSIDTFAPCGPWITTKDEINDPQNLRITTKVNGETRQNSSSSNMVIPIRKIISSLSNLITIEPGDIISTGTPAGVAMSMKEPRYLKHDDIVEISIEGLGTIQNRILFS; encoded by the coding sequence AAAATTCAATGGAAACATACGGTATTGTTTCGGACGATGGTCAGAAAATAATTACAAAAGAACAAATTCAAGAGGAAACTGGTATCCCCATCCCTCCTAGGATTAAGGAATTCTTATTTGGAGGATGGATCCCAGAAGTAAATGAAGTTGGAAAATCCTTAAAATTCGAATTACCTCTCTCTGAGGTAGAATTATTAGCTCCACTCCCTAATCCTCCAAAAATTATCTGTCTTGCTTTTAATTATTATGATCATGCGCGAGATGCAGGATTAACACCCTCTGAAGAGCCAGTTATCTTTTTAAAACCACGAACGGCTCTTAATTCACCTCGTGGTGATGTTATTTCACCTTCATACGTAAAGAGGCTTGATTATGAGGCTGAAATTGCAGTAATAATAGGCTCACGCATTAAAAAAGTAACTGAAGAGGATTCGCTAAATGCTGTTTTTGGATATATGATATTTCACGACGTCTCTGCCCGTGATATACAGTTTAGAGACAAGCAATTTACACGTGGAAAAAGCATCGACACATTTGCTCCTTGTGGTCCTTGGATAACAACAAAGGATGAAATAAACGACCCACAAAATTTACGCATAACAACCAAAGTAAATGGAGAAACAAGGCAGAATTCATCTAGTAGCAATATGGTAATACCAATTCGTAAAATAATATCTTCTTTGAGTAATTTGATAACTATTGAACCTGGTGATATTATTTCTACAGGGACCCCTGCAGGAGTTGCAATGTCAATGAAAGAGCCACGATATCTCAAACATGATGATATAGTAGAAATTTCAATAGAAGGCTTGGGAACGATACAAAATAGAATTTTATTCAGTTAG